One window of the Pseudomonas lurida genome contains the following:
- a CDS encoding 2-hydroxyacid dehydrogenase, with the protein MRVILFSSQAYDRDSFLGEPLPPGLALQFQPARLNLDTVALAEHHEVVCAFINDDLSAPVLEQLAKGGTRLIALRSAGYNHVDLVAAKRLGLTIVRVPAYSPHAVAEHAVALILALNRRLHRAYNRTRDGDFSLHGLTGFDLVGKTVGVVGTGQIGATFAKIMAGFGCQLLAYDPFPNPQVQALGAHYVSLPELLAQAQIISLHCPLTADSKHLINAHSLAQMQPGAMLINTGRGGLVDTPALIEALKDGQLGYLGLDVYEEEAQLFFEDRSDLPLQDDVLARLLTFPNVIITAHQAFLTREALAAIAGTTLANIAAWAEGRAQNLVEG; encoded by the coding sequence ATGCGCGTCATTCTTTTCAGCAGCCAGGCCTACGACCGCGACAGCTTTCTCGGCGAGCCGCTACCGCCGGGCCTGGCGCTGCAATTCCAGCCCGCCCGCCTCAACCTCGACACCGTCGCCTTGGCGGAACATCACGAGGTGGTCTGTGCCTTCATCAACGACGACCTCAGTGCCCCGGTGCTGGAACAGTTGGCCAAGGGCGGTACGCGGCTGATCGCCCTGCGCTCGGCGGGCTACAACCACGTCGACCTGGTCGCCGCCAAGCGCCTGGGCTTGACCATTGTGCGCGTGCCGGCCTATTCGCCCCACGCGGTGGCCGAACATGCGGTGGCGCTGATTCTCGCCCTCAACCGTCGCCTGCACCGCGCCTACAACCGCACCCGTGACGGCGATTTCAGCCTGCATGGCCTCACCGGTTTCGACTTGGTAGGCAAGACCGTCGGCGTGGTCGGTACCGGACAAATCGGCGCCACGTTCGCCAAGATCATGGCCGGCTTCGGTTGCCAGTTGCTCGCTTACGATCCCTTCCCCAACCCGCAGGTGCAGGCATTGGGCGCGCATTACGTGAGCCTGCCCGAATTGCTGGCCCAGGCGCAGATCATCAGCCTGCACTGCCCGCTGACCGCCGACAGCAAGCATTTGATCAACGCCCACTCCCTGGCGCAGATGCAGCCCGGGGCGATGCTGATCAACACGGGCCGTGGGGGGCTGGTCGACACTCCGGCGCTGATAGAGGCACTCAAGGACGGCCAGCTCGGCTACCTGGGGCTGGATGTGTATGAGGAAGAAGCGCAGCTGTTTTTCGAGGACCGCTCCGACTTGCCCCTGCAGGATGACGTCCTCGCGCGCCTGCTGACCTTCCCCAATGTGATCATCACCGCCCACCAGGCGTTCCTGACGCGCGAAGCACTGGCGGCCATCGCTGGCACCACCCTGGCCAACATTGCCGCCTGGGCCGAAGGCCGGGCGCAGAACCTTGTCGAAGGATGA
- a CDS encoding Yip1 family protein, giving the protein MIHHVVGLFTHPDQEWREIRGDKEESIGHMYLTHTLILAAIPAVSAFIGTTQVGWVIGNRAPVMLTQESALWMTLMSYAAMLGGVAVMGAFIHWMARTYDANPSMARCVAFATYTATPLFIGGLAALYPHMWLGMVVGTAAICYTVYLLYVGLPTFMSIDPDEGFLFSSSVLAVGLVVLVAIMAFTVIVWGLGVGPIYTN; this is encoded by the coding sequence ATGATCCATCACGTCGTGGGGCTTTTTACCCATCCCGACCAGGAATGGCGGGAAATTCGTGGCGATAAAGAAGAAAGCATCGGCCACATGTACCTCACCCATACCTTGATTCTCGCGGCGATCCCCGCCGTATCCGCCTTTATCGGTACTACCCAGGTCGGCTGGGTCATCGGCAACCGCGCGCCGGTGATGCTGACCCAGGAAAGCGCACTGTGGATGACCCTCATGTCCTACGCCGCCATGCTCGGCGGCGTGGCGGTGATGGGCGCGTTCATTCACTGGATGGCGCGCACCTACGATGCCAACCCCAGCATGGCGCGCTGCGTGGCGTTTGCCACCTACACCGCCACACCGCTGTTCATCGGCGGGCTGGCTGCGCTCTACCCACATATGTGGCTGGGCATGGTCGTGGGCACGGCGGCGATCTGCTACACGGTTTACCTGCTGTATGTGGGGCTGCCCACGTTCATGAGTATCGACCCGGATGAGGGCTTCCTGTTTTCCAGCTCGGTACTGGCCGTGGGCCTGGTGGTACTGGTGGCGATCATGGCGTTTACCGTAATCGTCTGGGGCCTGGGCGTTGGCCCGATCTACACTAACTGA
- the arsC gene encoding arsenate reductase (glutaredoxin) (This arsenate reductase requires both glutathione and glutaredoxin to convert arsenate to arsenite, after which the efflux transporter formed by ArsA and ArsB can extrude the arsenite from the cell, providing resistance.) has translation MTDLTLYHNPRCSKSRGALELLEARGLAPTVVRYLETPLDAAQLKALLGKLGISARQLLRSGEDEYKALNLADASLSEAQLIAAIAAHPKLMERPILETADKAIIGRPPENIVEILP, from the coding sequence ATGACCGATCTGACGCTTTATCACAACCCGCGCTGCTCGAAATCCCGCGGTGCGCTGGAACTGCTGGAAGCCCGCGGCCTTGCGCCTACCGTAGTGCGCTACCTGGAAACCCCGCTCGACGCCGCGCAATTGAAGGCGTTGCTGGGCAAGCTGGGCATCAGTGCCCGCCAACTGTTGCGCAGCGGTGAAGACGAATACAAGGCGCTCAATCTGGCCGATGCCAGCCTCAGCGAAGCCCAGTTGATCGCTGCCATCGCTGCGCACCCGAAGCTGATGGAGCGCCCGATCCTGGAAACCGCAGACAAAGCCATCATTGGCCGTCCGCCGGAAAACATAGTGGAGATCCTGCCGTGA
- a CDS encoding DNA-3-methyladenine glycosylase I: MRDYKWLHEYCLNRFGSAAKLEAHLPVPKTPAQLRKISDDRYLSTLALRVFRAGLKHSVVDAKWPAFEQVFFGFDPEKVVLMGAEHLERLMQDTRIIRHLGKLKSVPRNAQMILDIEQEKGSFGAFVADWPVTDIVGLWKYLSKHGHQLGGLSAPRFLRMVGKDTFVPSDDVVAALNAQKIVDKAPTSLRDLATVQGAFNQWHAESGRPMCQLSMMLAYTVNH; the protein is encoded by the coding sequence ATGCGCGATTACAAGTGGCTGCACGAATATTGTCTGAACCGCTTCGGTTCGGCGGCCAAGCTGGAAGCCCATCTACCGGTTCCCAAGACCCCGGCGCAGTTGCGCAAGATCAGCGATGATCGCTACCTGTCGACCCTGGCGCTGCGCGTGTTTCGTGCGGGCTTGAAGCACAGTGTGGTGGACGCCAAGTGGCCGGCGTTCGAGCAGGTTTTTTTTGGCTTCGACCCGGAAAAGGTCGTGCTGATGGGGGCTGAGCACCTGGAGCGGCTGATGCAGGACACGCGGATCATCCGCCACCTGGGCAAGCTCAAGAGCGTGCCGCGCAATGCGCAGATGATCCTCGACATCGAGCAGGAAAAAGGCAGTTTCGGCGCGTTTGTCGCCGATTGGCCGGTGACCGATATCGTCGGGCTGTGGAAGTACCTGAGCAAGCACGGCCATCAACTCGGCGGGTTGTCCGCGCCGCGCTTCTTGCGCATGGTCGGCAAGGATACGTTTGTGCCGAGCGATGACGTGGTGGCCGCGCTGAACGCACAGAAGATCGTCGACAAGGCACCGACCAGCCTTCGCGACCTGGCGACGGTGCAGGGCGCGTTCAACCAATGGCATGCCGAGAGTGGCCGGCCGATGTGCCAGTTGTCGATGATGCTGGCGTATACGGTGAATCATTGA
- the wrbA gene encoding NAD(P)H:quinone oxidoreductase has product MTSPYVLVLYYSRNGSVSEMARQIARGIEQGGMEARLRTVPAISTECEAVAPSIPEEGALYASLDDLKNCSGLALGSPTRFGNMAAPLKYFLDGTSNLWLTGALVGKPAGVFTSTASLHGGQETTLMSMLLPLLHHGMLITGLPYSEQALLDTQGGGTPYGPSHHAGPDGKRLLDQHETALCRALGLRLANTATLLENGRGQKT; this is encoded by the coding sequence GTGACGTCGCCGTATGTACTGGTGTTGTACTACAGCCGTAACGGCTCGGTCAGCGAGATGGCTCGGCAGATTGCCCGAGGCATCGAGCAAGGCGGGATGGAAGCCCGGTTGCGCACCGTGCCGGCGATCTCCACCGAGTGCGAAGCCGTGGCGCCGAGCATTCCGGAGGAAGGCGCGCTGTACGCCAGCCTCGATGACCTGAAAAACTGCTCAGGCCTGGCCCTGGGCAGCCCGACACGCTTCGGCAACATGGCCGCGCCGCTCAAGTACTTCCTCGACGGCACCAGCAACCTGTGGCTCACCGGCGCCCTCGTCGGCAAGCCGGCCGGCGTCTTCACCTCCACCGCCAGCCTGCACGGCGGCCAGGAGACCACGCTGATGTCGATGCTGCTGCCGCTGCTGCACCACGGCATGCTCATCACCGGCCTGCCCTACAGCGAACAGGCGTTGCTCGATACCCAGGGCGGCGGCACGCCGTATGGCCCCAGCCACCATGCCGGGCCTGACGGCAAGCGCTTGCTTGATCAACACGAAACTGCCCTGTGTCGCGCCCTCGGCCTGCGCCTGGCCAACACCGCCACGCTGCTGGAGAACGGCCGTGGCCAGAAAACCTAA
- a CDS encoding sensor histidine kinase, which produces MTAFERPLKRLPGKHSLFWKLACLLIAFCLLMIWLSWSWGRYMEQQNAYLSDEARNTLRGYAVGAEQAWNRGGSAGVEAWLEAMGKRETTWIGVIGNDLQSLSSYPLTDKESQRLTFLRGLDWPVSRHVKGLPWLKIPFPADPDAGSLVIELPQRFMPGRYQLFWRVVTNGVIPGLFTLLLCIGLYRLLIMPLNQLREQANAWRADQLNTRMSHDATSRQDELGELGRAFDHMSERLQGTVVLQQQLLRDMSHELRTPLSRLRVACDSEQDLAQLRERLGREIDAMQRLVEDSLQLAWLDTERAPLPQENIQLQALWDMLRENACFESDWPFSRLPCLLGAECWVRGNLNALAQALENILRNAIRHSPAGGVVSLDGRREGDYWHVWLEDQGGGIDEGDLERIFAPFTRLDGSRPGDGGFGLGLSIARNAVQRQDGSLWAENTGQGLRVHLRLRAC; this is translated from the coding sequence ATGACAGCCTTTGAGCGCCCCCTGAAACGGCTGCCGGGCAAGCACTCGTTATTCTGGAAGCTGGCATGCCTGCTGATCGCCTTCTGTCTGCTGATGATCTGGCTCAGTTGGTCGTGGGGCCGGTACATGGAGCAGCAGAACGCCTACTTGTCCGACGAGGCGCGTAACACCTTGAGGGGGTACGCGGTTGGCGCCGAACAGGCCTGGAACCGCGGCGGTAGCGCAGGCGTCGAGGCGTGGTTGGAGGCGATGGGCAAGCGTGAAACCACCTGGATAGGCGTGATCGGCAACGACCTGCAGTCGTTGAGCAGCTACCCGCTGACCGACAAGGAAAGCCAGCGCCTGACCTTTCTGCGTGGCCTGGACTGGCCGGTGAGCCGGCATGTCAAAGGCCTGCCGTGGCTGAAGATCCCGTTTCCTGCTGACCCCGATGCGGGTTCGCTGGTGATCGAGTTGCCGCAGCGCTTCATGCCGGGACGCTATCAACTGTTCTGGCGGGTGGTGACCAATGGGGTGATCCCCGGCCTGTTTACCCTGCTGCTGTGCATCGGCTTGTATCGATTGCTGATCATGCCCCTCAATCAATTGCGCGAGCAGGCCAACGCCTGGCGCGCCGACCAGTTGAATACACGGATGTCCCACGACGCCACCAGTCGCCAGGATGAACTGGGCGAGCTGGGCCGGGCGTTCGACCATATGTCTGAGCGTCTGCAGGGCACCGTGGTATTGCAGCAGCAACTGCTGCGGGACATGTCCCATGAACTGCGCACACCCCTTAGCCGCTTGCGAGTGGCCTGTGACAGCGAGCAAGACCTGGCGCAGTTGCGCGAGCGGCTGGGCCGTGAGATCGACGCCATGCAGCGCCTGGTGGAGGACAGCCTGCAACTGGCCTGGCTGGACACTGAGCGGGCGCCGTTGCCCCAGGAAAACATCCAGCTGCAGGCGTTATGGGACATGCTGCGCGAAAACGCATGCTTCGAAAGCGATTGGCCGTTCTCGCGCTTGCCCTGCCTGCTGGGCGCAGAGTGCTGGGTGCGCGGCAACCTGAATGCGTTGGCCCAGGCCCTGGAAAACATCCTGCGCAACGCCATCCGCCATTCGCCGGCGGGCGGCGTGGTCAGCCTGGATGGGCGTCGCGAGGGGGACTATTGGCATGTGTGGCTGGAGGACCAGGGCGGTGGGATCGATGAGGGCGACCTGGAGCGGATCTTCGCGCCCTTCACCCGCCTGGACGGTTCACGCCCCGGCGATGGCGGCTTCGGCCTGGGCCTGAGCATCGCCCGCAATGCGGTGCAACGCCAGGACGGCAGCCTGTGGGCGGAAAATACCGGGCAAGGTTTGCGCGTGCACCTGCGCTTGCGGGCCTGCTAA
- the ttcA gene encoding tRNA 2-thiocytidine(32) synthetase TtcA: MGTLTVNQNKLQKRLRRLAGEAVADFNMIEDGDKVMVCLSGGKDSYTMLDVLLHLQKVAPIKFEIVAVNMDQKQPGFPEHVLPAYLKELGVEYHIVEKDTYSVVKELIPEGKTTCSLCSRLRRGTLYTFADEIGATKMALGHHRDDIVETFFLNMFFNGSLKAMPPKLRADDGRNVVIRPLAYCNEKDIQAYSDFKQFPIIPCNLCGSQENLQRQVVKEMLVDWERKTPGRTESIFRSLQNVIPSQLADRNLFDFTSLKIDETAASRFVNVVNL, encoded by the coding sequence ATGGGCACTCTTACGGTTAACCAGAACAAACTGCAAAAACGCCTGCGTCGCCTGGCCGGTGAAGCGGTCGCCGATTTCAACATGATCGAGGACGGCGACAAGGTCATGGTCTGCCTCTCTGGCGGTAAAGACAGCTACACCATGCTCGACGTGCTGCTGCACCTGCAAAAGGTCGCGCCGATCAAGTTCGAGATCGTGGCCGTCAACATGGACCAGAAACAACCGGGTTTCCCCGAGCACGTGCTGCCGGCCTACCTCAAAGAGCTGGGCGTCGAGTACCACATCGTCGAAAAAGACACTTATTCGGTGGTCAAGGAACTGATCCCGGAGGGCAAGACCACCTGCTCGCTGTGCTCGCGACTGCGCCGTGGCACGTTGTACACCTTTGCCGATGAGATCGGCGCGACCAAGATGGCCCTCGGTCATCACCGCGACGACATCGTCGAGACCTTTTTCCTCAATATGTTCTTCAACGGCTCGCTCAAGGCCATGCCGCCCAAGCTGCGTGCCGATGACGGGCGCAACGTGGTGATTCGCCCCTTGGCGTATTGCAACGAGAAGGACATCCAGGCCTACTCCGACTTCAAGCAGTTCCCGATCATCCCGTGCAACCTGTGCGGCTCCCAGGAAAACCTGCAGCGCCAGGTGGTCAAGGAGATGCTGGTGGACTGGGAGCGCAAGACCCCCGGCCGTACCGAAAGCATCTTCCGCAGCCTGCAAAACGTGATCCCCTCGCAGCTGGCTGACCGCAACCTGTTCGACTTCACCAGCCTCAAGATTGACGAGACCGCCGCCTCGCGCTTCGTCAATGTTGTGAACCTCTGA
- a CDS encoding response regulator transcription factor — MNPAAIGLPSILTIEDDPVLGAYVHEHLGRCGFHVTWCQNGQQGLQMARDQAFDVVLMDILLPGMDGLSILTHLRQSHSIPVILMSALGAEADRISGFRLGADDYLPKPFSMIELRVRIEAILRRVALDRRPVPTLAPVRDDARTLRFDDELCDVFHLGHWAGLTRSEYRLLETLHRNSEEVLSKAFLYQHVLQRGYAPHDRSLDMHISQIRRKLKAIGYTEREVRTVWGKGYVLSGLDDSL; from the coding sequence ATGAATCCCGCAGCAATCGGCCTACCCAGTATCCTGACCATCGAAGATGACCCCGTGCTGGGCGCCTATGTCCATGAGCACCTGGGCCGCTGTGGTTTCCATGTCACCTGGTGCCAGAACGGCCAGCAAGGCCTGCAGATGGCGCGCGACCAAGCGTTCGACGTGGTGCTGATGGATATTTTGCTGCCGGGGATGGATGGCCTGTCGATCCTCACTCATCTGCGCCAGAGCCATTCGATCCCGGTGATCCTGATGTCCGCGCTCGGCGCCGAGGCCGATCGCATCAGTGGTTTTCGCCTGGGCGCCGATGACTACCTGCCCAAACCGTTCAGCATGATCGAATTGCGTGTGCGCATTGAAGCCATCCTGCGCCGGGTGGCCCTCGACCGGCGCCCGGTGCCGACCCTGGCACCGGTGCGCGACGACGCCCGCACCCTGCGCTTCGACGATGAACTGTGCGATGTTTTCCACCTGGGGCACTGGGCCGGCCTGACCCGCAGCGAATACCGCCTGTTGGAAACCCTGCATCGCAACAGCGAAGAAGTCCTCAGCAAAGCCTTTCTTTACCAGCATGTGTTGCAACGCGGTTATGCCCCCCATGACCGCAGCCTCGACATGCACATCAGCCAGATCCGCCGCAAGCTCAAGGCCATCGGCTACACCGAGCGCGAAGTCCGCACAGTGTGGGGCAAAGGCTATGTGCTGAGCGGTCTCGATGACAGCCTTTGA
- a CDS encoding DUF2069 domain-containing protein: MARKPKVLPPQAWLEPRVKVARALSLLAFFALVGLLCVYYLFVADLHGARPWVILLIELVPLLVLAPGMLLGSARGHSWMCFVVNLYFIKGALAAYDPNRQWFGVLEMLASLAVFCTALLYVRWRHQLNRRLAAA, from the coding sequence GTGGCCAGAAAACCTAAGGTCCTGCCGCCCCAGGCGTGGCTGGAGCCGCGGGTCAAGGTGGCACGTGCACTGAGCCTGCTGGCGTTTTTTGCCCTGGTGGGTTTGCTGTGCGTGTACTACCTGTTCGTCGCCGACCTGCACGGCGCACGGCCATGGGTGATCCTGCTGATCGAACTGGTGCCACTGCTGGTGCTGGCGCCGGGCATGCTGCTAGGCAGCGCGCGCGGGCATTCGTGGATGTGCTTTGTGGTGAACCTGTACTTCATCAAGGGCGCGCTGGCGGCGTATGACCCGAACCGGCAGTGGTTCGGGGTGCTGGAAATGCTCGCGAGCCTCGCGGTGTTTTGCACGGCATTGTTGTATGTGCGTTGGCGGCATCAGCTGAATCGGCGGCTGGCTGCCGCCTGA
- a CDS encoding DNA internalization-related competence protein ComEC/Rec2: MRTGMVALALGLLTLRFLPALPATGWLIALLVLALMLLPFRTYPLAFFLLGLSWACISAQWALDDRLRPALDGQTRWVEGRVTGLPQQTGEGVRFVLTDSRSRNARLPKRIRVSWRGGPPVRSGERWRLAITLKQPAGLLNFHGFDQEAWLLAQRIGATGSVKDGERLAPAHNAWRDSVRQRLMAVDAQGREAGLIALVLGDGSGLAAADWQVLQDTGTVHLLVISGQHIGLLAGLIYGLIAGLARYGCWPRTWPWLPWACGLAFSAALGYGLLAGFGVPVQRACVMVGLVLLWRLRFRHLGLWWPLLLALNGVLVLEPLASLQPGFWLSFAAVAVLILAFGGRLGPWSLWQAWTRPQWLIAIGLFPVLLVLGLPISLSAPFANLVAVPWISLVVLPLALLGTALLPLPFVGEGLLWLAGGALEGLFEGLAWLAAQVPAWIPAEVPMGYWLVSLFGAVLLLLPKGVPFRVLGWPMLMLAVFAPRELVPHGQVDVVQLDVGQGQALILRTRHHALLYDAGPRSGTFDLGARVVLPSLRKLGVGALDLMLLSHADADHAGGATAIAKGLPIKRVVGGETEGLPALLGTQPCISGERWTWDGVTFELWQWPGAITGNPKSCVLQVQANGERLLLTGDIDRAAEEAMLGSPLAVPTHWLQAPHHGSRSSSSWAFLERLAPQSVLISRGRGNAFGHPHPQVMARYQRLGSQVYDSAEHGAVRLQLGAFAPPVVARSQRRFWRERLP; the protein is encoded by the coding sequence ATGAGGACAGGGATGGTCGCGCTGGCGCTGGGGTTGCTGACCCTGCGCTTTTTACCGGCATTGCCGGCTACCGGCTGGCTGATCGCCTTATTGGTGCTGGCATTGATGCTGTTGCCGTTTCGCACTTACCCGTTGGCGTTTTTCCTGCTGGGGCTGAGTTGGGCCTGCATCAGCGCGCAGTGGGCGTTGGATGATCGCCTGAGGCCGGCACTGGATGGCCAGACACGTTGGGTGGAAGGGCGGGTCACCGGGCTGCCGCAACAGACGGGTGAGGGCGTGCGTTTTGTCCTGACCGACAGCCGGTCGCGTAATGCCCGGTTGCCCAAACGCATCCGGGTGTCCTGGCGAGGCGGGCCACCGGTCCGCAGTGGTGAGCGCTGGCGCCTGGCAATCACCCTCAAGCAACCGGCCGGGCTGTTGAATTTTCACGGATTTGACCAGGAAGCCTGGCTGCTGGCCCAGCGCATCGGCGCCACCGGCTCGGTGAAGGACGGCGAGCGCCTGGCACCGGCCCACAACGCCTGGCGCGACAGTGTGCGCCAGCGCCTGATGGCGGTGGATGCCCAGGGCCGGGAAGCCGGCCTGATTGCCCTGGTGCTGGGGGATGGCTCCGGGTTGGCCGCTGCCGATTGGCAGGTGTTGCAGGACACGGGCACCGTGCATCTGCTGGTCATCTCCGGCCAGCACATCGGTTTGTTGGCGGGCTTGATCTATGGGTTGATCGCCGGGCTGGCACGCTACGGCTGCTGGCCCCGAACCTGGCCGTGGCTGCCATGGGCGTGTGGCCTGGCATTCAGCGCCGCGCTGGGCTACGGCTTGCTGGCAGGGTTTGGCGTGCCGGTGCAGCGTGCCTGCGTGATGGTCGGCCTGGTGTTGTTGTGGCGGTTGCGCTTCCGGCATCTGGGGCTCTGGTGGCCGCTGCTGCTGGCACTCAATGGGGTGCTGGTCCTGGAACCCTTGGCCAGCCTGCAGCCGGGCTTCTGGCTGTCATTTGCGGCGGTAGCGGTATTGATCCTAGCGTTCGGTGGACGACTGGGGCCATGGAGCCTGTGGCAGGCGTGGACCCGGCCGCAGTGGTTGATTGCCATTGGGTTGTTTCCAGTGTTGCTGGTGCTGGGGCTGCCTATCAGCCTGAGCGCGCCGTTCGCTAACCTTGTGGCGGTGCCGTGGATCAGCCTGGTGGTGTTGCCACTGGCGTTGCTGGGGACGGCGTTGCTGCCGTTGCCGTTTGTGGGGGAAGGATTGCTCTGGCTGGCGGGCGGTGCGCTGGAGGGTTTGTTCGAGGGCTTGGCGTGGCTGGCCGCGCAGGTGCCGGCCTGGATCCCGGCCGAAGTGCCGATGGGCTATTGGTTGGTGAGCCTGTTCGGTGCCGTGTTGCTCCTGCTGCCCAAGGGCGTGCCGTTTCGCGTGCTGGGCTGGCCGATGCTGATGCTGGCCGTGTTTGCGCCACGCGAACTGGTTCCCCATGGCCAGGTAGACGTGGTGCAATTGGATGTAGGGCAGGGGCAGGCGTTGATCTTGCGTACCCGTCACCATGCCTTGCTGTATGACGCCGGCCCGCGCTCCGGAACCTTTGACCTGGGCGCTCGCGTGGTGCTGCCGTCGCTGCGAAAACTTGGGGTAGGGGCCTTGGACCTGATGCTGCTCAGCCATGCCGACGCCGATCATGCCGGCGGCGCGACGGCGATAGCCAAGGGCCTGCCGATCAAACGCGTGGTGGGCGGGGAAACCGAGGGTCTGCCGGCGCTGCTCGGCACCCAGCCGTGTATCAGTGGCGAGCGCTGGACCTGGGACGGTGTCACGTTCGAACTCTGGCAATGGCCTGGTGCTATCACCGGTAACCCGAAGTCCTGCGTGTTGCAGGTGCAGGCCAATGGCGAGCGCTTGTTGCTGACCGGTGACATTGACCGCGCCGCCGAAGAGGCCATGCTCGGTTCACCGCTGGCGGTGCCCACTCATTGGTTGCAGGCGCCACACCATGGCAGTCGCAGTTCTTCATCCTGGGCGTTCCTGGAGCGCCTTGCCCCGCAGTCCGTGCTTATTTCACGGGGGCGGGGCAATGCGTTCGGCCATCCCCATCCGCAGGTGATGGCGCGTTACCAGCGGTTGGGCAGCCAGGTGTATGACAGTGCCGAGCACGGGGCCGTGCGCCTGCAACTCGGGGCTTTCGCGCCGCCAGTTGTTGCGCGCAGTCAACGCAGGTTCTGGCGCGAGCGGTTACCGTAG
- a CDS encoding DUF2062 domain-containing protein produces MPRRLFKRYMPDPSSIREHKSLQFLGTLLHDPNLWHLNRHSVARAMAVGLFAAFIPIPLQMLLAAVLAITVRGNMPIAVSLVWLTNPITMPVVFICTYMTGAWLMNVPPRSLPDDLTWEWISGQLSTVWQPFLLGSVVLGLVLGALAYCLTMGYWRWWVAHQWKKRKQRRA; encoded by the coding sequence ATGCCCCGGCGCCTATTCAAACGGTACATGCCCGACCCCAGCAGTATCCGGGAACACAAGTCATTACAGTTTCTCGGTACGTTGCTGCATGACCCGAACCTCTGGCACCTCAACCGGCACTCGGTCGCACGCGCCATGGCCGTGGGGTTGTTCGCGGCTTTTATTCCGATTCCGTTGCAGATGCTGCTGGCGGCGGTCCTGGCGATCACAGTGCGCGGCAACATGCCCATCGCGGTCAGCCTGGTGTGGCTGACCAACCCGATTACCATGCCGGTGGTCTTCATCTGTACCTACATGACCGGCGCCTGGCTGATGAATGTGCCACCTCGCAGCCTGCCCGATGACCTGACCTGGGAATGGATCAGCGGCCAACTCAGCACGGTATGGCAGCCATTCCTGCTGGGGTCGGTGGTGTTGGGGCTGGTGCTGGGCGCACTCGCCTACTGCCTGACCATGGGCTATTGGCGCTGGTGGGTGGCCCACCAGTGGAAAAAACGCAAACAGCGGCGCGCTTAG
- a CDS encoding TlpA disulfide reductase family protein, with product MTRRLIGAVAIITTLLLSGCGNDYGVDQYGQKVAAERLDKQWLVVNYWAEWCGPCRTEIPELNALAEQLKAQNVGVFGVNFDNVQGEELKAASEKLGIKFTVLAQNPEEIFDIPRSEALPVTYIIDDKGKVREQLLGEQTAEGVLAKLKALRG from the coding sequence ATGACAAGGCGACTGATCGGTGCAGTGGCGATCATCACAACCCTGCTGCTCAGCGGCTGCGGTAACGATTACGGCGTTGACCAATATGGCCAGAAAGTGGCGGCCGAACGCTTGGACAAGCAGTGGCTGGTGGTCAATTACTGGGCTGAATGGTGTGGCCCGTGCCGCACGGAAATTCCTGAGCTCAATGCCTTGGCCGAGCAGTTGAAGGCGCAGAACGTCGGCGTGTTCGGGGTCAATTTCGACAATGTGCAAGGTGAGGAACTGAAGGCCGCCAGTGAGAAGCTGGGGATCAAGTTCACCGTCTTGGCGCAGAACCCGGAAGAGATCTTCGATATTCCGCGCAGCGAAGCGTTGCCGGTGACCTACATCATCGATGACAAGGGCAAGGTGCGCGAACAGTTGCTGGGTGAGCAGACCGCCGAAGGCGTGTTGGCGAAGCTCAAGGCCCTGCGCGGCTAA
- a CDS encoding META domain-containing protein, with amino-acid sequence MRGLLLLAAIGAAVTGCADNSVKLKQDHSYVVEWIGERPLMDYAHLTVTLGADGRAYGNGGCNHWFAPYTVDGDTLSFGKIGSTRKLCAEALMEQEHRFFQALQGVQRWDISPIEQTRFWPAEGKPIRLWLEEG; translated from the coding sequence ATGAGAGGCCTGCTTCTGCTCGCCGCCATCGGTGCGGCCGTGACGGGCTGCGCCGACAATTCGGTCAAGCTCAAGCAGGATCACAGCTACGTGGTGGAATGGATTGGCGAACGGCCGCTGATGGATTACGCCCACCTCACCGTGACCCTCGGTGCCGATGGCCGCGCCTACGGCAATGGCGGTTGCAACCATTGGTTTGCGCCGTACACCGTCGACGGCGACACGCTCAGCTTCGGCAAGATTGGCAGCACCCGCAAGCTGTGCGCCGAGGCACTGATGGAGCAGGAACATCGCTTCTTCCAGGCCCTGCAAGGCGTGCAGCGCTGGGACATCTCGCCAATCGAACAGACGCGGTTCTGGCCGGCCGAGGGCAAGCCGATTCGTTTGTGGCTGGAAGAAGGCTAA